The stretch of DNA ATTTTTCCTCCTCATCTCTATAACTTTATCATCCTCCTTTTCCTCGGCCGAGTACGACTCAGTCTATGACCTCCTTAAAGCTTATGGCTTACCTAAAGGGATTATCCCTAAGGGTGTAGCTAAAAATGACTTCACTTTCGACTCGACTTCAGGTAAACTTCAAATTAACTTGTCCTTTCTGGAAGGCAATCAGGTTTGCAAGGTTACTAGAACACAATATTTTGTTTACAACAGAGTTGAGTTGCAATCCACCATTTCTGCCACCGTACAATACCAACGCCTTTTTGACATCGAGGGTATCACCGCCACCGTTAGTATCGCGGGAATTATTGTACTTCCTGATGTCAAAATTGTCGAACTCGTAGTTTCAAAAGATGGTAAAACACTTCAATTTAAATCGAGATTTCCATTTCTTTCAAGTCCAAAATTTCCCATCACCGATGAGTTCGACGTTC from Silene latifolia isolate original U9 population chromosome 10, ASM4854445v1, whole genome shotgun sequence encodes:
- the LOC141606420 gene encoding uncharacterized protein LOC141606420, whose translation is MSRKKASMSFLFFLLISITLSSSFSSAEYDSVYDLLKAYGLPKGIIPKGVAKNDFTFDSTSGKLQINLSFLEGNQVCKVTRTQYFVYNRVELQSTISATVQYQRLFDIEGITATVSIAGIIVLPDVKIVELVVSKDGKTLQFKSRFPFLSSPKFPITDEFDVPQTCEADLTVSPINMVRLFGVGIVEMENQDDSVDNYPLFFNKRALGGRA